TCGACTTGACCGGGACACAAGTGGTGTTATGTTAATAACCAAATCGCATAAAGTAGCTTCTAGGCTTGTGAAGGCATTTACTGAGCATAAGGTGAGAAAAACATACATAGCTCTCTGTGTTGGATTAGCGCCAAAGTGGGAAACAATAACCATTCGATCAGGCCATGGTCGGTCAAAGTTTGGAGCTTGGAGGGTCTATGCAGCACCAGATGTGGGACGGACTCTGCCAGGTGGGTCTTTGGTCAGGACATGGAAACATCATTTGAGGTATTGTCTGTAAATGGTCAATTGAAGTCCAAGCAACCAGTTAAGCAGGGAAAAGATGATGAGAATATCATAGTAGTTGAAGAGAAATCTTTTATCGAGGATAATGGAACGAAAGATGTAGTTTTGGCGAGAGCATACCCTCGGAGTGGTAGGACGCATCAAATCCGCTTGCATTGCCAGTATCTTGGGATTCCCATAAGAGGTGATGTGAAGTATGAGGGTGTGTATGAGGGGGAAGGGCAAATATATGACTACCACACTCTTCATGCGGAGAGCTTGTCCTTTGAGCACCCAGTAACCGGTGTGCCCCTGATGTTTCGGGCACCTCTACCTGCGTGGGTTGCTGAGTGCTGCCCTAATGAGATCCCACCTgctttttcttcaaatgaaaGTCATGTTAG
The nucleotide sequence above comes from Eucalyptus grandis isolate ANBG69807.140 chromosome 2, ASM1654582v1, whole genome shotgun sequence. Encoded proteins:
- the LOC104428251 gene encoding LOW QUALITY PROTEIN: RNA pseudouridine synthase 1 (The sequence of the model RefSeq protein was modified relative to this genomic sequence to represent the inferred CDS: inserted 1 base in 1 codon), which codes for MKGKTMRFSLSIAATATTKPFFSDLSPRLRRATAMSQPHSIPANAPESPTTYPVPLSPPLPPLSKQVELARAMSASSRSGAFSLSRSHVVYEDEWLLAVNKPSGVYCESVLASAPPVVLGDSGVPGCTEAVPELHLANRLDRDTSGVMLITKSHKVASRLVKAFTEHKVRKTYIALCVGLAPKWETITIRSGHGRSKFGAWRVYAAPDVGRTLPGGSLVXDMETSFEVLSVNGQLKSKQPVKQGKDDENIIVVEEKSFIEDNGTKDVVLARAYPRSGRTHQIRLHCQYLGIPIRGDVKYEGVYEGEGQIYDYHTLHAESLSFEHPVTGVPLMFRAPLPAWVAECCPNEIPPAFSSNESHVR